A genomic segment from Gossypium hirsutum isolate 1008001.06 chromosome D04, Gossypium_hirsutum_v2.1, whole genome shotgun sequence encodes:
- the LOC107898967 gene encoding transcription factor bHLH162 has translation MELQMEYLAVDKQTEKKRARCSSAKVERKIIEKNRRNHMKNLYASLNSLLPHRNSKEPLSLPDQIDEAVNYITKLKTRMNESREKKESLMSRKRSYTCADTITSETTASLKSPEIKMSENGSAMEVVLTTGKDSQFMFYEMIYIIHQHGAQVLNASFSILGNTVFHIVHAEIGAFVGAQIIKDKLKRLVKGSSCEEELQQELWNYQIHPETWDLNYEIYSETWDFPIMLGSTYMP, from the exons ATGGAACTTCAAATGGAATACCTAGCCGTGGACAAGCAAACTGAGAAGAAGAGGGCTCGTTGTTCTTCAGCTAAGGTCGAGAGGAAGATCATAGAGAAGAACAGGAGAAATCATATGAAGAATTTGTATGCCAGCCTCAATTCTTTACTTCCCCATCGTAATTCCAAG GAGCCATTGTCACTTCCTGATCAAATAGATGAAGCTGTGAACTACATAACGAAGTTGAAGACAAGGATGAATGAATCCAGAGAGAAAAAGGAAAGCTTAATGAGCAGAAAGAGATCTTATACATGTGCCGATACTATCACAAGTGAAACCACAGCAAGCTTGAAATCTCCTGAAATTAAGATGAGCGAAAATGGGTCCGCCATGGAAGTGGTTTTAACGACTGGGAAAGACAGTCAGTTCATGTTTTATGAGATGATTTACATAATTCATCAACATGGAGCTCAAGTACTAAACGCCAGCTTCTCTATCCTAGGGAATACAGTTTTCCACATTGTTCATGCTGAG ATTGGAGCATTTGTTGGAGCACAAATAATAAAGGATAAGCTGAAAAGGTTAGTGAAAGGATCCAGCTGCGAAGAGGAACTTCAACAAGAGTTATGGAACTACCAAATCCATCCTGAAACGTGGGATTTGAACTATGAAATCTATTCCGAAACCTGGGATTTCCCAATCATGTTAGGATCCACGTACATGCCATGA